In one Nitrososphaera viennensis EN76 genomic region, the following are encoded:
- a CDS encoding nucleotide sugar dehydrogenase, with translation MKKKTSNSAVSGLAGKIKSGKVKIAVYGLGHVGSPIASVWLRFGAHVIGVDKSPSVLESARKGRTHVPEPGVNEAFSKGLKQKRFSVYDDPVRASQDSQVKMICVPVLTVGQSLSADLGAVKQVASSVGKGLKKGDLVVLNPSVPPGTSEDVVVPILEKESGGLQAERDFFMVYSPERIYEGRAIEDIEERYPAIVSGAGPKSVEAGSKLFSLVFRRGVITMTNMRTAEAEKLLEGVYRDVNIALANEMARFCEKVGVDFWEAREGANSQPFCHIHKPGVGVGGACIPVYPQFILHTADMAKAECNITRLGRNVNDSMPAYCVSQALSLLDGVTAPAQCKVAVLGLAFRGGVSDTRLSPTYSVIDELKKAGVAEIRVHDPMVKSDPALAADIKLTQDLRAALNGADLVVLATDHKEYQKLSKRDTGDAAVYDGRGMLDGTKFAGRFASIGRKKESIP, from the coding sequence ATGAAAAAAAAGACTAGCAACAGCGCGGTTTCGGGTCTTGCAGGCAAGATAAAATCCGGCAAGGTGAAAATTGCCGTCTACGGCCTTGGCCATGTCGGCTCGCCTATAGCATCCGTGTGGCTCCGGTTTGGCGCCCACGTCATAGGAGTAGACAAGTCGCCTTCAGTTCTTGAAAGCGCCAGAAAGGGCAGGACGCACGTGCCAGAGCCTGGCGTGAACGAGGCGTTTTCAAAGGGGCTCAAGCAAAAGCGCTTCTCTGTTTATGATGATCCGGTCAGGGCGTCGCAGGACTCACAGGTGAAGATGATCTGCGTGCCGGTGCTGACAGTCGGCCAGTCGCTTTCTGCCGACCTTGGCGCAGTCAAGCAGGTCGCCTCGTCGGTGGGAAAGGGGCTCAAAAAGGGCGACCTTGTGGTCCTGAACCCGAGCGTTCCTCCCGGCACTTCCGAAGACGTCGTCGTCCCGATACTGGAAAAGGAAAGCGGCGGGCTCCAGGCAGAGCGCGACTTTTTCATGGTCTACAGCCCCGAGCGCATCTACGAGGGAAGGGCGATTGAGGACATTGAGGAGCGCTACCCTGCAATAGTGTCTGGCGCCGGCCCAAAAAGCGTCGAGGCAGGCTCAAAGCTGTTCTCGCTCGTGTTCAGGCGCGGCGTGATAACGATGACAAACATGCGCACAGCCGAGGCAGAGAAACTGCTTGAAGGCGTGTACAGGGACGTCAACATCGCCCTTGCAAACGAGATGGCGCGCTTTTGCGAAAAGGTGGGAGTCGACTTTTGGGAGGCAAGGGAAGGGGCAAACTCGCAGCCGTTCTGCCACATCCACAAGCCCGGAGTCGGAGTCGGCGGGGCCTGCATACCCGTCTACCCACAGTTCATACTGCACACGGCCGACATGGCAAAAGCCGAGTGCAACATCACCAGGCTTGGCAGGAACGTCAACGACTCGATGCCGGCGTACTGCGTGTCGCAGGCGCTAAGCCTCCTTGACGGGGTTACTGCGCCGGCGCAGTGCAAGGTGGCGGTCCTCGGCCTTGCGTTCCGCGGAGGCGTGTCCGACACCCGGCTTTCGCCGACCTACAGCGTCATCGACGAGCTGAAAAAGGCCGGCGTCGCGGAAATCCGCGTCCACGACCCGATGGTGAAAAGCGACCCGGCGCTTGCGGCAGACATCAAACTAACGCAGGACCTGCGGGCCGCGCTAAATGGCGCAGACCTCGTGGTGCTTGCCACCGACCACAAAGAGTACCAAAAGCTGTCAAAGCGTGACACGGGCGACGCAGCGGTGTACGACGGCCGGGGCATGCTTGACGGGACGAAATTTGCCGGCAGGTTTGCGTCGATAGGCCGAAAGAAGGAGAGCATCCCGTAG
- the mtnA gene encoding S-methyl-5-thioribose-1-phosphate isomerase yields MAKSKKKNLDLLLTVEWKDNAVVMIDQTKLPNKLVYVKCTDYHQVADAIKKLVVRGAPAIGVSAALGLALAAQNSNANTLPELMTDLDTAFKELRATRPTAVNLFWALERVMGKAKRAKTLEDAKKTVLSEAQKMWEEDVKANKEMGANGARLFRDGDVVLTHCNAGSLATVAYGTALGVIRAARESGKRLSVIATETRPVMQGARLTAFELQHDGVDVSLIPDTAVGHMMARGAIKRVIVGADRVLRTGHVFNKIGTYQVAILAGRHKVPFYVAAPLSTFDFESDPKDVVIEERSVDEVVKVGKKRVAPKGVRIFNPAFDMTPPELITGIITERGVLKPPFEKNLKALLG; encoded by the coding sequence TTGGCCAAGAGCAAGAAGAAGAACCTCGATCTTTTGCTTACCGTAGAATGGAAAGACAACGCAGTTGTCATGATTGACCAGACAAAGCTTCCAAACAAGCTGGTGTACGTCAAGTGCACCGACTACCACCAGGTTGCAGACGCGATAAAAAAGCTGGTGGTCAGGGGCGCGCCTGCAATAGGCGTGAGCGCGGCGCTGGGGCTTGCGCTTGCCGCGCAGAACAGTAACGCCAATACGCTTCCAGAGCTCATGACCGACCTTGACACCGCGTTCAAGGAGCTGAGGGCGACGCGCCCGACCGCGGTCAACCTGTTCTGGGCGCTAGAGCGCGTGATGGGAAAAGCCAAGCGCGCCAAGACGCTTGAAGATGCAAAAAAGACCGTGCTTTCCGAGGCGCAAAAAATGTGGGAAGAAGATGTCAAGGCCAACAAGGAGATGGGCGCAAACGGGGCAAGGCTGTTCCGGGACGGAGACGTGGTGCTGACGCACTGCAACGCCGGCTCGCTTGCGACAGTCGCATACGGCACCGCGCTTGGCGTGATAAGGGCGGCAAGAGAATCGGGCAAGCGGCTGAGCGTGATAGCGACCGAGACGAGGCCGGTGATGCAGGGTGCAAGGCTCACCGCGTTTGAACTGCAGCATGACGGGGTCGACGTCAGCCTGATACCTGACACGGCCGTGGGCCACATGATGGCAAGGGGCGCAATAAAGCGCGTCATTGTCGGCGCAGACAGGGTGCTTCGTACAGGCCACGTCTTTAACAAGATTGGGACCTATCAGGTGGCGATACTTGCAGGCAGGCACAAGGTGCCGTTCTACGTCGCGGCCCCGTTGTCGACGTTTGACTTTGAGAGCGATCCAAAAGACGTCGTGATAGAGGAGCGCTCTGTCGACGAGGTGGTAAAGGTGGGCAAAAAGAGGGTCGCGCCAAAGGGCGTCAGGATATTTAATCCCGCGTTTGACATGACGCCTCCAGAGCTGATAACAGGCATCATCACCGAAAGGGGCGTGCTAAAGCCGCCCTTTGAAAAGAACCTGAAGGCGCTTTTGGGCTAG